One region of Ictalurus punctatus breed USDA103 chromosome 6, Coco_2.0, whole genome shotgun sequence genomic DNA includes:
- the ankrd50l gene encoding ankyrin repeat domain-containing protein 50 codes for MRGSRPSLLQGRRFHCREWALEKVKRYLEARNQAKGVKDSSHPTLGVLVIGGPGTGKTAFCTELVWPQSEAGRAFGLASRCLAWHYCQREDADSLEVWRFVLGLVEQLRNSPLLAPNYRNLLANPAIATSLEPLHCQRDPDDTFKRTVVETLLSIPSPSQSVYIVVDSLDFDCSGTVGVGEGLTAGTTGTPSTSIAELLLRHHQYLPPWVLLVCSARRQNKAVCKMFSGFRKLCLDDLRKPVAVRDVQHYILRRLDQEGTLRRQLTPETADMLNLLHIKSGGCFLFLERVLDGVASGLVGLREIRDIPGTLNGLYLWLCQRLFPRKLFVHVRPLLNIILASPRPINLEELFTAARTRDACMVHEDFQSQMRALAPLIVDGPEERKLLFHSSFAEWLTDVKYCTQKFLCSTTDGHLSLAMSLSLRSKSLNTEEVCQMGHHLLSSGIHSGEPALLALWMLWTGVPTLGSGGRSVSATVSQHPFSMQTPVLVQQDVLQLLMKSGVYPPTCSPDSGPSVGVHCVGKGRAILRRVLQREDSVRALLDSGINVNRTDPSDGRTLLSTAAHTGLVDITALLLCHGADPSISDNQGQTPLTLAARQGHVGVLQVILDWIQDQGCDTAQTLLEHADSEGWTALRSASWGGHKEAVKVLLEAGAEVDGCDPDGRTALRAAAWGGHEEILLTLLDHGAKVDSMDHEGRTPLIASAYMGHKEAVEILLDAGAEVDLADGDGRTALSVAALCVPTAAGGRGHGEVVSLLLERGADPEHKDKNGMTPLLLASYEGHEEVVELLLEAGADVDESAGAYPSAITPLLAAAAMGHAGTVNRMLFWGAAVDAIDGEGRTALCLAAAKGSVEVVRALLDRGLDENHKDDLGWTPLHTAACEGHKSVCMVLTVQGSMARVGELDVEGRTPLILAAQEGHCSTVRLLLDRKSPIDHRGYNGHSALSAAALQGHEEVVELLLKRGADSDVRDAEGRPLLYLLILEGCLGIATLLIEKGGVPLESRDAEGRTALHVAAWQGDLNGIELLLRHGADPNALDSEGRPPLHSVAWRGHISAGRLLLRARGINVDLACKKQGATALSIAAQEGHTEIVAMLLENGADPDLLDRYGRCPVKVAGKRGHFSIVRLLESYGAKPFLGLLPLLCETPGSSNSSILKTQVSICTVEGFGNGTPATSSTSSNSLSASCSPASTAERFHSVPGSQTSSSTCHSLATVQTVPADTLSFTQQIQQHSLPRCRSRPSTLPLHGSNPSSLQRSIAKNKQKVISKDNPTHAQCTILGLQDSHVPLKGLGSAQTADYILKQQTPHLIENELENSPLKSGSCKWNSVMLSLGVTPNQEGAIRQPINRDRSQLGYPPLHLQFHEQKESWDGFQKTTISPTFDLSAISPHGALIEEPVFITTTDPQLNLKQAIKLQFEGPTSAALYKRETPL; via the exons ATGAGGGGTTCCAGGCCAAGTTTGCTGCAGGGCCGCCGGTTCCACTGCCGGGAATGGGCCCTGGAGAAGGTGAAGAGATACCTGGAGGCAAGAAATCAGGCCAAAGGGGTGAAGGACTCCTCCCATCCCACATTGGGTGTCCTAGTGATAGGGGGGCCTGGAACAGGTAAGACGGCCTTCTGCACAGAGCTGGTCTGGCCCCAATCAGAAGCCGGGAGAGCGTTCGGGCTGGCATCGAGGTGTCTGGCTTGGCACTATTGTCAAAGGGAAGATGCAGACAGCCTAGAGGTTTGGAGGTTTGTGCTGGGCCTGGTAGAACAGCTGCGTAATAGTCCTCTATTGGCACCGAACTACAGAAACCTCTTAGCCAACCCTGCTATTGCTACCAGCCTCGAGCCTCTTCACTGCCAACGTGACCCAGATGACACCTTTAAAAG GACAGTTGTGGAGACCTTGCTCTCCATACCCTCTCCATCTCAGAGTGTTTACATAGTGGTAGATTCTCTGGATTTTGACTGTAGTGGGACTGTTGGAGTTGGTGAAGGTCTGACAGCAGGGACTACAGGTACTCCGAGTACTTCAATAGCGGAGCTCCTCCTCAGGCACCACCAGTACTTGCCACCATGGGTTCTCCTGGTCTGTTCTGCACGCAGACAGAATAAGGCGGTGTGCAAGATGTTTTCAG GATTTCGAAAACTGTGTCTAGATGACTTGCGGAAACCTGTGGCTGTACGTGATGTTCAGCATTATATTCTCCGGAGGCTAGATCAGGAGGGGACACTGCGGCGGCAGCTCACACCAGAGACCGCTGACATGCTTAACTTGCTGCATATCAAGAGTGGTGGCTGCTTTCTCTTCCTTGAGCGAGTACTGGATGGTGTGGCAAGTGGTTTAGTAGGGCTCAGAGAAATCCGGGACATTCCAGGTACACTAAATGGTCTCTATTTATGGCTCTGTCAGCGTCTCTTCCCCCGTAAACTCTTTGTCCACGTTAGACCCTTGCTCAACATTATTCTTGCCTCCCCACGACCAATAAATCTTGAGGAACTTTTCACTGCTGCACGAACTAGAGATGCTTGTATGGTACATGAGGactttcagtcacaaatgcgtGCTCTGGCACCACTGATAGTAGATGGGCCAGAGGAGAGAAAGCTCTTGTTCCATAGTAGCTTTGCAGAGTGGTTAACTGATGTAAAGTACTGTACACAGAAGTTTCTGTGCAGTACTACAGATGGTCATCTTTCACTTGCCATGTCCCTGTCATTGAGATCTAAAAGCCTTAACACGGAAGAGGTATGCCAAATGGGCCATCACCTCCTCAGCAGTGGAATACATTCAGGTGAGCCAGCACTGCTGGCTCTATGGATGCTTTGGACTGGAGTTCCCACTCTTGGCAGTGGTGGGAGGAGCGTTTCTGCCACCGTCTCTCaacatccattttccatgcaaACACCTGTGCTGGTTCAACAGGATGTACTACAGCTTCTTATGAAAAGTGGTGTGTACCCCCCCACCTGTTCCCCAGACAGTGGTCCTAGTGTGGGTGTACACTGTGTGGGTAAAGGGAGAGCAATACTAAGAAGGGTGTTGCAAAGAGAGGACTCTGTACGAGCACTTTTGGATAGTGGGATTAATGTAAACAGGACTGACCCATCAGATGGACGAACTCTGCTCTCTACTGCAGCCCACACAGGGCTTGTAGATATAACTGCACTACTATTGTGTCATGGAGCAGACCCTTCTATAAGTGACAACCAGGGACAGACACCGCTAACCCTTGCAGCCAGGCAGGGTCATGTGGGTGTACTTCAGGTTATACTGGACTGGATTCAGGATCAAGGGTGTGACACTGCTCAAACATTGCTGGAGCATGCAGACAGTGAAGGATGGACTGCTCTGAGATCAGCCTCATGGGGTGGTCATAAGGAGGCAGTGAAGGTGCTTCTAGAGGCAGGAGCAGAGGTAGACGGTTGTGATCCGGATGGGCGTACTGCTTTACGTGCTGCTGCCTGGGGGGGTCACGAGGAAATCTTGCTGACTCTCCTTGACCACGGTGCTAAAGTTGATAGCATGGACCATGAAGGCCGTACTCCACTCATTGCGTCTGCCTACATGGGGCATAAGGAGGCAGTAGAGATATTGCTGGATGCTGGTGCAGAAGTGGATCTGGCAGATGGGGATGGACGTACTGCGCTCTCAGTGGCTGCGCTGTGTGTGCCAACAGCCGCAGGGGGAAGAGGACATGGAGAGGTTGTAAGTCTGTTGTTGGAAAGGGGTGCTGATCCAGAGCATAAGGACAAAAATGGGATGACACCTTTACTCCTTGCCTCCTATGAAGGACATGAGGAAGTGGTAGAGCTGCTCCTGGAGGCTGGGGCTGATGTGGATGAGAGTGCTGGAGCCTACCCCTCTGCTATCACACCTCTCCTTGCAGCTGCAGCCATGGGCCATGCAGGCACAGTGAACCGTATGCTATTTTGGGGGGCAGCAGTAGATGCTATTGATGGGGAAGGTCGCACAGCACTCTGCTTAGCTGCCGCTAAGGGCAGCGTTGAAGTTGTGCGAGCCCTGCTGGACCGGGGCCTGGATGAGAATCACAAAGATGATTTGGGCTGGACACCACTGCACACAGCTGCCTGTGAGGGCCACAAGAGTGTTTGTATGGTACTCACAGTGCAAGGTAGTATGGCTAGAGTTGGTGAACTGGACGTGGAGGGCCGGACTCCACTCATTCTGGCAGCACAGGAAGGTCACTGCAGTACAGTTAGACTCCTGCTTGACCGTAAATCACCTATTGATCATCGAGGGTATAATGGACACTCTGCCCTCAGTGCAGCTGCCCTGCAAGGGCATGAGGAGGTGGTAGAACTGCTCTTGAAACGTGGAGCTGACTCTGATGTTCGAGATGCAGAAGGAAGACCTCTTCTGTACTTGTTAATTCTGGAAGGCTGTTTGGGTATAGCCACCTTACTCATAGAGAAAGGGGGTGTTCCACTAGAATCAAGAGATGCAGAGGGCCGTACAGCACTACATGTAGCAGCTTGGCAAGGTGACCTAAATGGGATTGAGCTGTTGCTAAGACATGGTGCAGACCCTAATGCACTGGACTCAGAAGGCCGACCACCACTGCACTCCGTGGCTTGGAGGGGGCACATCAGTGCTGGCAGATTGCTCCTCAGGGCTAGGGGCATAAATGTTGATCTTGCTTGCAAAAAGCAAGGTGCCACTGCACTCAGTATCGCTGCTCAGGAGGGACACACTGAAATTGTGGCCATGCTTTTGGAAAATGGTGCTGACCCAGACCTTCTGGATCGCTATGGCCGCTGTCCGGTAAAAGTTGCAGGAAAGAGAGGTCATTTCAGCATTGTCCGCCTACTAGAGAGCTATGGTGCTAAGCCATTCCTTGGACTCCTACCTTTACTCTGTGAAACTCCAGGATCCTCCAATTCCTCCATTCTGAAAACTCAGGTTTCCATCTGCACTGTAGAGGGGTTTGGAAATGGTACCCCAGCCACTTCCTCCACCTCATCAAACTCTTTGTCAGCCTCTTGCTCACCTGCTTCTACGGCTGAGAGATTCCATTCAGTGCCTGGTTCTCAGACATCTTCCTCCACGTGTCACTCTCTGGCCACGGTGCAGACTGTACCTGCAGACACCTTAAGCTTCACACAGCAGATTCAGCAGCACTCACTACCCCGCTGCCGCAGTCGGCCATCCACCTTACCTCTACATGGCTCAAATCCTTCTAGCCTACAGAGAAGCATTGCAAAGAACAAGCAGAAAGTAATTTCCAAAGATAACCCTACCCATGCACAATGCACGATCCTTGGACTACAGGACTCGCATGTTCCCCTTAAAGGCCTTGGGTCTGCACAAACTGCTGACTACATCTTGAAGCAACAAACGCCTCACTTAATTGAGAACGAGCTAGAAAACAGTCCCCTGAAATCGGGAAGTTGCAAGTGGAACTCAGTAATGTTGTCTCTAGGAGTGACACCAAACCAAGAGGGGGCTATTAGACAGCCAATAAATAGAGACC